The region cgtgtctgctttgttaaggtaacatattaacagttattcagataactatagcataaagaacatccgagcaagtttaccaaacaatcaagtctagtcttcttcttctgcgtcgctaaaggaactcgttcctcaggtacacacgcctagagcgccctcttgtggttgtcagtgtgaacttgtgaaattctgtaataatgtatttatttaagtcgctccggagtacaagtcgcacccccgtgacaaactatgaaaaaaagtgcgacttatagtccggaaaatacggtacgCCTCTAGCAGCTAGCTTATCATCGTTAAAGTCTCTCCGAAACGCAACGACCCCAATCACAGGTTAGCAAAAGGTTCAGCATGGGTGGAACCAGAACATGCGGCCCAGCGTTGTGCCAGGTGATTGTTGGGTTCATCACTGGGCCCTGGGCGGGTGGGCGGGAAGCCCCGTTTGCTGGCGGATTTTTGGCAGTCCCGCTCTGTCACGGATGAGTTCATTACAGCGAGGACAGAGAcggagagcaggaagagagtGAGCGATTTTCTGCGTCACATGTCCCGTCTCTGGCTCCAGTGTGATTAAGATCCATGTGCGAGCGCCTCCTGCATTCATCAACGTGGGTTTAATGAAGTGATCAGAGGCTGAGATCAGACAGAAATATTACTCCATTAGCCTCTTCTGAGCTTCTGCAAAAACAGGAAACATggaccggggggggggtgggggctgcagGCCTCGCACTCTCCAAAAAACAAAGATTAGCAGCAAAGACTGATGATGTGTCGACCGGGTAAAATGACGAGTGTTGGAGCAgcaggcggcgccgccgccgacGCTAATAAACTGTCAGCAATTTGTAACCGCGTCTGTTTCACACTGAGCAACTTGATGGTTGGAAGGTAGAGCAGCGAGCGGAGCGTGTCATCCGGGAGTCCCACCGGAGATGATGGGGGACGCGTCCCTTGTCCTCACTAAGTAACCTGAAtaatgagaccccccccccccccccccccccccacagcagcagcagcactacaCACCCCCTGTGATGTCGTCATTAGCCGCTAAGATGGCAGCGACCTCTTCAAGATGATGCAGGTCCACCAGTCAGGCCTCCAggtggtccaggtggtccaCCAGTCAGGCCTCCAggtggtccaggtggtccaCCAGTCAGGCCCCTAGCTGGTCCAACTGGTCCAGGCGGTCCACCAGTCAGGCCTCCAGCCGGTCCAACTGGTCCAGGCGGTCCACCAGTCAGGCCTCCAGCCGGTCCAGGCGGTCCACCAGTCAGGCCTCCAGCCGGTCCAGGCGGTCCACCAGTCAGGCCTCCAGCCGGTCCAGGCGGTCCACCAGTCAggcctccagcaggtccaggcggTCCACCAGTCAGGCCTCTAGCAGGTCCAGGCGGTCCACCAGTCAggcctccagcaggtccaggcggTCCACCAGTCAGGCCTCCAGCCGGTCCAGGCGGTCCACCAGTCCAAACGGGCCTCCAGGTGATTTCTGGCTCCACTCAGTGACATGAACCTGATGAGCACATGAACATTCAGAACATTCCTCATGGACCTTTGGCGCCACGTTCCCGTCAACAATACCCTTTCAGACCAGAGCTTCTTCCATGTCTCCCATTAAACGTGTGTTTAACTCAGCGGGGGCCAAAGAAGATCTGGCCCAAGGTCATCAACACTTCACAAGCAGCCCTGCTTGCTTCTAAGTACCGTATCATCCAATAACTCGACCTTCGGTCAGAAACCTCCCcgcagccacttcctgctgtgatAAAGCCATCACCTGCCCCCCGCCTGCCACCGCCACGTCGCCGGTGGAGACCAGGCGAGGGATGATGGGAGATGGTGACAGCAGGGAGGGTTTAACCCCCCCGGGGACACATCAGCCCCCAAGGGCCGAGGACGGAGGggaggtggaagaagaggaggaggaggaagaggaggaggaggaggaggaagaggggaggaggaagaagaggaggaggaggaggaggaagaggaggacagaggggaggtggaagaagaggaggaggaggaagaggaggaggaggaggacggaggggaggtggaagaagaggaggaggaggaagaggaggaggaggaggaggaggaggaggaagaagagtatgaagaagagcaggaggaggaagaggagggggggaggaggaggaagaagagtatgaagaagagcaggaggaggaggaggaggaggaggaggaagaggaggaggaggaggacggaggggaggtggaagaagaggaggaggaagaggaggaggaggagcatgaagaagagcaggaggaggaggatgaggaggaggaggaggaagaagagtatgaagaagagcaggaggaggaagaggaggatgaggaggaggacggaggggaggtggaagaagaggaagaggaggagataagaagagcaggaggaggaggagtaggagctCTGACAGCTGTCACTGATGTTTCCAGCCTCGCTGCTGTGGGGCTGAACGCCGCAgaaagtgggcggagcctgactGAGGCTGTGAGGCGGTGAATGGATGTAACCTTAACGGCTGATTTATGGCCCGATGGTGGATCTGGACCTGATGGTGGATCTGGACCTGATGGTGGATCTGGACCTGATGGTGGATCTGGACCTGAAGctctgcagaacctgcaggGGAGCCTTCGGTGGTGCGTCTGCACGCCGGCGCCCAGGTGAGGCCGCTGATGTCAATCACCTGCGGATCTGCTGAAGGAACCAATCAGAGGAGAACTTTCTTGATttgaacagaacagaaccaggTGGACTTCCCGCACCTTCTGCTGGCTTTTGGTGTCTTACATCACATTTGGGAAGCGACTGTGACCACGAGGCCTGTTGTTGGTTGCCGCGGCGACCGGTGGAGGCGCCTGAGGGGGCGGAGTCTCATCCGAGCCTATTTTGGTCAGTGCGACAGCTTTAATTATCAAAATAATGGTAATTCAAAAATTGGCGTCATTAAGCGTTTCCTTAGTTTCCGCACGTTTTATTGTTCCTGAAATTCTACTTTAGTCACGTTTGGCATCTGTGGGCCGACTAAATAATCCAGAATTCGCAGCCAGTCCGTGCAAATGTACGATAATTAAAAGATGGAGAAACTTAGACGCCAGCGCGACCCGCTGACCCCGCCCACCGCGCTCCGGTTGGGCAGCGGGCCATCGCTTGGCAGCCGTTGTCGAGGGTCTGGCGTCCCCGGCAGCAGGAGGACGGACGTGGCGCCGGTCCAGCTCCACGGACGCACTAATCCACCATTCTCCCTCTGAATGGAGCATTAGCATAAACGCTtggcagccgccgccgccattgTGTTCCAGGAAATCTGTGAGCCTCTCGCAGCGCATTGTTGAAATGTACCTGTTGCCAGGGCGATGAGGACGGACCCAGCCTCCTGTAGCAGGAACCTTCAAGTGAAGACCTTCTAAAGGTCCTCTGTCCCACCAGAACCTCTTCAGAAGCTCCTCTGTcccaccagaacctcttctgaagctcctctctcaacagaacctcttctgaagctcctctctctcaccagaacctcttctgaagctcccctctctcaccagaacctcttctgaagctcctctctcaccagaacctcttctgaagctcctctgtcccaccagaacctcttctgaagctcctctctcaacagaacctcttctgaagctcctctctctcaccagaacctcttctaaAGTTCCCctctctcaccagaacctcttctaaAGTTCCCCTCTCTCAAcagaacctcttctgaagctcctctctctcaccagaacctcttctgaagctcctctctctcaccagaacctcttctgaagctcctctttctcaccagaacctcttctgaagctcctctctctcaccagaacctcttctgaagctcctctctcaccagaacctcttctgaagctcctctctcaccagaacctcttctgaagctcctctctctcaccagaacctcttttaaagctcctctctcccaccagaacctcttttaaagctcctctctcaccagaacctcttctgaagctcctctgtctcaccagaacctcttctaaagctcctctctctcaccagaacctcttctgaagctcctctctctcaccagaacctcttctgaagctcctctctctcaccagaacctcttctgaagctcctctctctcaacagaacctcttctgaagctcctctctctcaccaaaacctcttctgaagctcctctctctcaccagaacctcttctaaAGCTCCTCTCTggcaccagaacctcttctaaagctcctctctcccaccagaacctcttttaaagctcctctctcaccagaacctcttctgaagctcctctgtctcaccagaacctcttctaaagctcctctctctcaccagaacctcttctaaAGCTCCTCTatctcaccagaacctcttctgaagctcctctgtctcaccagaacctcttctaaagctcctctctctcaccagaacctcttctaaAGCTCCTCTatctcaccagaacctcttctgaagTTCCCCTCTCTCAAcagaacctcttctgaagctcctctctcccaccagaacctcttctgaagctcctctctctcaccagaacctcttctgaagctcctctctcaccagaacctcttctgaagctcctctctctcaccagaacctcttttaaagctcctctctcccaccagaacctcttctgaagctcctctgtctcaccagaacctcttctaaagctcctctctctcaccagaacctcttctgaagctcctctctctcaccagaacctcttctaaGCTCCTCTNNNNNNNNNNNNNNNNNNNNNNNNNNNNNNNNNNNNNNNNNNNNNNNNNNNNNNNNNNNNNNNNNNNNNNNNNNNNNNNNNNNNNNNNNNNNNNNNNNNNCCCCCCGCGTCACTTCTGTGTGGAATGTGGGAACGGCGACACTCACCAGGACACGGGGTTGTAGAAGGCAGCAGACTCCTCCGTGGTGACGTCGGGGGATGGAACCTGCTCCTCGATCTCCTCCACCTCGTCCTCGGACTCTGAAAAACAGACGGCAACGATCAATCACACAGGAAAGCGACGCCTCGCCCGTCGGGCTGGACTCTGATGGGTCTGTGGGGGGGGCGGCTCTGGCTCCAGCACCCACCACCGCTCAGAGGAAGCACAGGATTTATGGTTGGAGCTCCTCAGAGGAGCAATGGAAACGGCCAGGAATGTGACGCTTGTTGGAACGGGAAGAGTCCTGGATCTCACCTTCTGGAGGCTCAGAGTCAGAGTCAACAAACACCTCGTCCTGGTAACGGAACACGTCGTTGTGGACGTAGAACTTGTTGGCGACGGTCCCCTGGAGGACACGAGCAGAGCGTGAACAACGAGGCACCCGCCGCCCGGCTGCCATCGAAGCAGGAACCTACGAACCTCGGGGGCCAGGACGAAGGTCTGCATGAACTTCCTCATGGGCTGCATGTTGTTGGAGAGCTCGCCCATCACCTGCACCACCACGCCCTCGTTCAGGGTGGCGTGGGCGTCCACGTGCCTGATCTTGGTGTGGCAGTCCCGGAAGCTCAGGGCCATCACCCTCTTATGGATCTCCTGCAGCCGCCGGCAAAGGGAGACGTTACccagtgagagtgtgtgtgtgtgtgtgtgagagtgtgtgtgtgagagactcacAGATTGGCCATAAACAGCCTCCACTGGTTTGCCGTTGCCGTCCAGGCCGCCATGGACGTAGGAGGAGTTCTTCCCATAAAACCTTGAAACCACGATGAGTTACTGGATGGAGATGAACCCAGGAAGCTGCTGTGACACTGAACCTACCTGTGCAGGTAATCGGGGGCCTGGTTCAGGAGGGTGTAATACTGTCGGACAAACTCTCGCCCGACCAGCTGGGCACTTGGCTTCTCCATCACCATTTCTTTGGTCAACTGGAAATCTCTGGACAGGAAGCGAATGAGTCAGTCGAGGCTCGAACCCGCAGCGCCgaccacttcctgtgttttacAGGAAGTTCGTCGCTCGCCGCAGAACAAACCAGAAGCACCTTTAGGTGCAAAAAAGGGGCCAATTTAACACAAACTCCATGAGCTTTAGATGTTCCACAGAGTGGATTCTGGTGGCCCAGATGGAGCATGTCCACAGAACCAGTTCAGAGGAGAACTGGTTCCAGAGTATCACCGCCTGAAGGTCCAGAGGAACAGCATGCCTGTGGTTACCACGACTACGCCAGTCATTCAGGTGTTTGCAACTGCTGCACCGTCGGAATCTAAAGAAGGTGCATTCACAGCTGGAGGTTCTACCAGAAGAGTCAGAACCTTCAAGAATCTCCTCAGAACCAGATACAAAATCACCACCGAGCAGCAATTGCTTCCAATTACAGATGCAAGAAAGTCCCGAGTCAACCGCCCAGGTCAGTGTTGCACGTTAAAGGTGCAGTTTGGGTCACTGGTTCCGGTCTCACAACCCGGCCCAGATACACCAGGAACATCCTGATGTGGATTCTGGGCTGTTCACCTCTGATCCAGCAGGCTGCCACACCTGTCCAGGCGGAGCAGGACCCGACAGACTGATCCGGATCCTCGTCCATCTCGGCAGCATGGCACAGACAAAGGGCCGCGCCAGCGCCGTCGGTGCCGCTCACCAGCCCACCGGGCCTTCGCACACGCTCGTCGCGATTATCGGGGCCGGGAACGGTCCGTCCAACCTCAACGACCCGTTTCCAGGTTCAATGAGGACCGAGCAGGAACCGCTGCTTGGGCCTATCACGGTGACAGCTGGGCGAGCGCAGGGCCCCGAAAGTGGGGCAGCAGAGCCGGGCTCAGGAGCCGCGACACGTGCCCCGCGGCCCCCCAGCGACACTTCACCGAGGACAGAAGGGGAAAGTCCCGGGAGCGGGGCGAAGAACCTGGACCGAGAGGCAAAAGCGTCGGAACGCGTGAAGAAAAGTGGAGGAAGGAGCGCGTTGGAGACCGAAAGGGTGGAAGTCACGACTGAATGAGCTAAAAGTAGCTACACGGCGGCGGTGGCTACGTGCTGGACGGGAGGATGAAACGGCGCCACGGTCGGTCCGAAAACAGCCTCCAACACCAACTCCTCGCTGCGCAACGCGCAAATCACCCCGAACCGAATCCAATTCGACGAGAGACGGGACGATTTCGAGGAAAATCGctgagctaatgctaacatgctcAACTGAACGATCGCCTTGAGGCCAGGACGTAGACGCAGCCCGGAAAAGCGACCCGATTTCTGTCGGGAACGGGATACCGAGAGCGCCAAACGCTATTTtagtgtccatccgggagggtTTCGGGAGAGAGGCGCACTTACCGGTGGGTAATTGAGCAAAACACCCGTTGATTAGTTCTAATGGAGTGATTTCCCTGAATCACCTCGGCGGATGCCAGACACACTTAGGGCTTCACAACGTGCTGGGCTGCTCACTTACCGGTTTCAGCCGCACAACCTAACTTGAGACTCCGCCCCCGGCCTCCCATTCAGCCAATCACGCTCAAGGATCAAGTTATATCCACCAATCAGCGCCGGCTCCAGTAAACGCCTCTATCTGAAGCCAATCAGAAAGCGCTAAGCGCTACCTGGATCTTCCAATAGCACCAATCATCTTACAGTAATGGCCGAAGGGGCGATGGTTTCACCAGCCGGCGTGTGCCGGTTGGTTTTCATGACCCCGCACACGATGCACCGAAAGCTTTTCTCCACGTGAGGGCGAGTGTGTTTAAAACGGGTGCGAACAGACAAAACATTCCGATTCTAATGCGACATAAGGCCatataaatcacatttaaaacagaTCTAATTTATAAGAACGCAGAGTCTCAGACATTGTCACGGGGGGCTCTACAGTCTGCACAGTTGTGTTTGTACCTCTACAAACTGGGTCAGGGAAAACTACAAATCCTTTTAGGGTAAAAAGAAATCACCTGCGGGAGGATTCATCTTCCTGGGACAGACGGGAGATACCACAGAGAACATCAGCATTCATCTCAACTGTCCACGTAGTTAAATTAGTCTAACGTCTAACGTGAGCTGGACCTTGAGACGCCTGCTAACGTGGAAGAAGCTCAGTAAAAGTTCAGttgatgttttctgtctctGGGCTTTTGTGTTTCCCTCAAACAGAAATCTCGTGATTTTAGACGTCCAGGAAACCTCCACAACTGTGACTTTAACCTGACTGTAACCTGGTTACTGAACAAGCTTCAACTGTGTGAGGGACCTGTTGAACGGAAACAACCTTATAAAGTGTGTGGAGCAACAGAAATGTGCTGATTGTGCTGCTGTTTCAACAGGTCTGACATGTTTGTGCTTCGCTTTTTAAGCCTTGAAGAGTGATGAAGACAAtgctttgcttttcctttttaaggATCTTGCAGGAGACACGGTGGGACATGAAGACAAGTCTCAGCCACATTCTTGAGTCTGGATGAATGGGTGAGGATGGTAACAAGGTCACGTCTCCCAGGGGAAGAGAAGCTGCTCATGcaattatcattatcatcattattattgctGCCGTTTGACATGTGTGATTTAGGTTTGAATTAATGATTCCTACATCAAGTCATCACAgatgtttccacttcctgtcagattaaaaacacactaGAAACAGATGTGGGGCCACGAGCAGATGTCCAACAGTCCACCTCCCAGAAACGGTGTCCTCCATGATCAGTGTTAAATCCAGGCAGTGGGATTTCGGAACGTATCCAGACTGTTTTCCAAGAGTTGAAAGtttggaaaagagaaaaagcctgAGAGCTTCAGGACAAACAACCAGATCCATGAAGATCTGGAAGCATCCGGAGATTTATTTTCACATCTTTTAATGACATTTGTTCATAGAAAAATTTGCGTTGTGATTAAAAATGTGAACTGTAATTTTAAAACCAACTCTCGTCctgccagacccccccccccccccccccaaaatgtgTGAGGAAATCAGGACAACCTAAAGCAGTAGTCAAAATATTCCAACAATAAAAAGGACCATAAAGCTCAAAAACGGACAAGATTCTCTTTAGAAAG is a window of Takifugu rubripes chromosome 14, fTakRub1.2, whole genome shotgun sequence DNA encoding:
- the g3bp1 gene encoding ras GTPase-activating protein-binding protein 1, coding for MVMEKPSAQLVGREFVRQYYTLLNQAPDYLHRFYGKNSSYVHGGLDGNGKPVEAVYGQSEIHKRVMALSFRDCHTKIRHVDAHATLNEGVVVQVMGELSNNMQPMRKFMQTFVLAPEGTVANKFYVHNDVFRYQDEVFVDSDSEPPEESEDEVEEIEEQVPSPDVTTEESAAFYNPVSW